TGCCGAGTTCGTCATGCTCACGCAGACGCGGGCCCTGGGGAACCAGTCGATCGGGGTGCGCGGGTTCTTCGACGCCCAGGGCGCGATCACCGGCGTCCCGGGCACGTTCGTCGGGAGCGGGGTCGACGCACTGAACACGAACAAGATGGGCCGCCGGGAGTTCCAGCCCGGGTTCAAGGTGGAAATCGGGTACAAATTTGACACCGGTACCCGGATCTACGCCAACTACTTGCAGTTGTACGACGCGCACTACTCGGCGGGGGCCACACAGTACCCGCTCGGGTTCCGCGCCCGGCCCGACCTGGCCGACACGTTTCTGTCGGCCCCGGTGTACAACTTCAACCAACTGTTCAACGGGCCGTTGCAGGACACCGCGTTCGACAACGGGACCAACGGCGGGGGCAACACGGTCGGCATCTGGAACGCGGCCGACGTGATGGACACGAAATTCACCCAGCGGTACCAACAGGCCGAAATCGGGATGCGGATCCCGATGTACGCGACCGAGATGAGCAGCGTGTACGGGCTCTCCGGTGCCCGGTTCGCGTGGTTCTTCGAGCGCTTCACCTGGCGCACGGTGGACATCGACAACTCCGGCAACAGCACGCCGCAGAGTGCGGCCGTGTACACCAACTCGCTCTCGCAGCGCATGTACGGTCTGTTCGTCGGGTGCGGGCACGAGGTCTACCTCGGTAACATGTTCTCGGCCAGCCTCGACCTGACGGCCGCCGCGTACATGGACGTGGCCAAGCAGCGGGCCAAGTACGAACTCGGGGACAAGACCACGCAGTCCAAGTTCGGGCGCGAGTCGTTCGACCTGGTGCCCAGTGCCACGGCCGACTTCAACCTGTGGATGTACCCGGTCGAGGGCGTGCAACTGAAACTCGGGTACAGCGGGATGTCGTTCTTCAACACCCGGTACATGCGGGAGCCGGTGGGGTACAACTTCGGGAACATCGACCCGAACTACGGGACCAAGTACTTCCGGCTGATTCACGGGTTCAATGTGGGCATCGGGTTCTTCTTCTAAGCCAAGCGGGACGACCCATCCTAATCCCCAAATGCGGTCCGCCGCGCGCCTCCGGGGGGAGGCGTGTGGCGGACCGTGTTGGCGCTTGCGCGGACCGAACGAGTGCCCGATGGCCCGCCGGCGCCCGCGCACGGTCGGGCCGAACGACCGGCGCCGAACCGTCGGGATGTGTCACCCGGATTCGGTCGCCCTTGGGCCGCCGGTAGGGTACCGGGCGTTCATCATTCCCCAGGGTGATTGCCGAGCCCGCCGGGGCGGGTATAATCCCCCCCTGTCCCGCGGACGCCCACCGGTTCGCGGCTCGCGACACACTTCAGACACTTTGAGGAGCCAGCATGGCCGACGGGCGCGACCAATCCGGCGGGTTCAGTTACCGCACGGCCCTACCGTGGACGAACATATTTCGGTCCTTCCAGATTGCCCTGGACCCGAGGAAGCTGTTCGTCGCCGCCCTCGGCATCCTCGCGATGTCGTTCTCCTGGTGGCTGCTGTCGAACGTCTTCTATTACAAGGCCCCGCTCGCGACCGACCAGGAATACAGCGGGGGGACCCTTCGGAAGGAATACGACGGCAAGAAAAAGGCGAACGACGCCAACTACACCGACGAAGACCTCGCCCGGATCGGCGCGGAACGGTACAAGCGGGACTACGAGCAGTGGCAGCAACTCGACGCGCTCGCCGGCCCGGGCGGGCGGTTCCGCACGATGCCGTGGTACGAGTACCGCGGGCCGAACCCGTTCCTGTTCTTCACCGACGCGCTCGGCGGGTCGGCCGCGGACCGCGAGAAGGTCGTTTACGGGTTCTTCAGCGGGTCCGTGCCGGTTCTCATCGAGCCGCTCGTGAAACTGCTGCTGCCGGTCGCGAAGCTCCTCTCGCCCGGGGTCAGCCCGCTCACCCGCATGTACCTGTTCCTCATCCTGCTCAGCAACGTGGCGGTGTGGGCGTTCTGCGGGGGCGTCATCACCCGGCTCGCGGCGGTCCAGCTCGCGAACAAAGGGCCGATCACCCTGAAGCAAGCGGTCCGGTTCGTGGCCCAGCGCTACCTGAGTTACCTCGGCGCGCCACTGGTGCCGCTCGGGATCATCGGCCTGGTCGTGGTCGGGCTGGTCCTGTACGGCCTCGTAGCGCTGATCCCGTTCATCGGTGACATCGTGCTGCTCGGCGTCGGCCTGCCGCTGGTCATCGTCGGCGGGGCCATTATGACGGTGTTCCTGGTCGGCCTCGTCGGGTACCCGATGATGTACACCACGCTGAGCGTGGAGGGCGACCAGAGCGACACGTTCGACGCGCTGAGCCGGTCGGTGAACTACGTCTACCAGGCGCCGTGGCACTACCTCTGGAACTGGTTCGTCGCGATCATCTACGGCGCGGCGGTGACGCTGTTCGTGCTGTTCTTCGCGTCGGTCACGGTGTACGTCGGCAAGTGGGCCGTGGGCCTCACGGCCAGCGGGGTCTGGCAGGACCGGAAACCGGAGTACCTGTTCATCTACGCCCCGGAATCGTTCGGCTGGAAGGAACTGCTGACGAAGGACAGCCCCTACGCCGTACAGGGCGAGTGGGTGGGGCTGGACCGCGACGGTAATACAACGACCGAATCGACGAAGGTGATCCGTCAGGTGTACCAGTACAAGCCGGTGAACCAGGAGCTCTACGTCGAGAGCAAGAAGGAATTCTGGATGTACAACACGTGGGGCGCCGGGATCGTGTGCTTCTGGCTCACGCTGGCGTTCCTGATGATGTTGGGCTTCAGCTACAGCTTCTTCTGGTCCTCCGCGACGATGATCTACTTCCTGATGCGGAAGAAAGTGGACGAGGCGGAACTGGACGAAGTGTTCGAGGACGACGAGCCGGAAGCCCCGCTGGCCCCGCCGAAACTGGCACCGACCCCGGCGCCCGCGCCGGCCGATGCCACCGTTCCGCTCGGCAGCGCCCTACTGAACAAGCCGGCGGTTTCGCCCCCCGTGGTGGCCCCTCCTCCGGTCGTGGTCAGCCCGCCGCCGGTGGTCGTGCAATCGCCGCCTCCGCCCCCGGCGACGCTCCCGTTCAGCCCGCCGACCGCGAGCAGTCCGCCTCCGGTGCCGGCGATTAGCCCGCCCACGCCGCCCGCGGAGCCGAAGAAGCCCGCGGACGATGCCGAGGCCCCGCTGGGTTGATCGTCCATTGGGGCCTCCACTCAGAGGACGGAAGAAAAACGTGCGTGAGCTTAGCCCCGGAAGGGGCGTCCGATAACGCGAACAAGCCCCGTAGGGTGCCGGTCAACACTGGCGCCCTACGGGGCTAAAAGCTCCACACATCCGATCTGTGTTCTCTGTTCTCTGTTCTCTGTTCTCTGTTCTCTGTTCTCTGCCTTCTGTCTTTCCGCTTTCTCTGACGGCAGGTGAGTGAATGGGCCGGCCGATCCTGCTCTTCAGTGGTCCGTGGGCCGATCTGCCGCTCGATTCGCTCGCGACGAAGGCCGCGAGTTGGGGGTACGCCGGGTTCGAGCTGTGCTGCTGGGGCGATCACCTCGAAGCACAGCGCGGGCTTTCCGACGACGGCTACGCGCCCGCGCGCCTCGACCTACTCGCGCGCCACGACCTGCAAGTTCCCGTCATCGCGAATCATAAAGTTGGACAGGCCGTTTCGGACGTCATCGACAAGCGCCACCAGTCGCTGCTCCCCGATTACGTGTGGGGCGACGGCACGCCCGCGGGGGTCCAGCAGCGCGCCGCGGAGGAAATGAAGGCGACGTTCCGGCTCGCGGAGCGACTCGGGGCGGGCGTCGTGAGCGGGTTCACCGGGTCGCCCATTTGGGGGTACGTCGCGGGGTACCCGGCGCCGCGGCAGGACGTCATCGCGGACGCGCTGCGGCAGTTCGCGCACCAGTGGCACCCGATCCTGGACGCGGCCCGTGAAGCGGGCGTGCGGTTCGCGTGCGAGGTCCACCCGGGGCAACTCGCGTTCGATCTGTACTCCGCGGAACTCGTCCTCGACGCCTTGGACGGGCGCGAAGACTTCGGCTTCACGTTCGACCCGAGCCACATGCACTGGCAGGGGATCGATCCGGTCGAGTTCTTGCGCCGGTTCC
The Gemmata palustris DNA segment above includes these coding regions:
- a CDS encoding sugar phosphate isomerase/epimerase family protein, which gives rise to MGRPILLFSGPWADLPLDSLATKAASWGYAGFELCCWGDHLEAQRGLSDDGYAPARLDLLARHDLQVPVIANHKVGQAVSDVIDKRHQSLLPDYVWGDGTPAGVQQRAAEEMKATFRLAERLGAGVVSGFTGSPIWGYVAGYPAPRQDVIADALRQFAHQWHPILDAAREAGVRFACEVHPGQLAFDLYSAELVLDALDGREDFGFTFDPSHMHWQGIDPVEFLRRFPDRIYHVHIKDAQLTLNGRAGVLAGYWPSGDPRAGWQFRSPGHGGIDWPAIIRGLNAIGYDGPLSVDWHDPGMDREYGAADALRFLKQLDFDPPAHGPKAFRG